From one Acinonyx jubatus isolate Ajub_Pintada_27869175 chromosome B1, VMU_Ajub_asm_v1.0, whole genome shotgun sequence genomic stretch:
- the ATP5ME gene encoding ATP synthase subunit e, mitochondrial produces MVPPVQVSPLIKLGRYSALFLGVAYGAKRYSYLKPRAEEERRLAAEEKKQQDERKRIERELAEAQDDSILK; encoded by the exons ATGGTGCCGCCGGTGCAGGTCTCTCCGCTCATCAAG CTCGGCCGCTACTCCGCCCTGTTCCTCGGCGTGGCCTACGGAGCCAAGCGCTACA GCTACCTGAAACCCCGGGCggaagaggaaaggaggctcGCCGCTGAGGAGAAGAAGCAGCAGGATGAACGGAAACGGATTGAGAGAGAGCTGGCAGAAG CCCAAGATGACAGCATACTAAAATGA
- the PDE6B gene encoding rod cGMP-specific 3',5'-cyclic phosphodiesterase subunit beta isoform X2 — protein MNAPADEMFKFQEGPLDDSGWTIKNVLSMPIVNKKEEIVGVATFYNRKDGKPFDEQDEVLMESLTQFLGWSVLNTDTYDKMNKLENRKDVAQDMVLYHVRCDKDEIQLVLPTRERLGKEPADCEEDELGTILKEVLPGPNKFDIYEFHFSDLECTELELVKCGIQMYYELGVVRKFQIPQEVLVRFLFSVSKGYRRITYHNWRHGFNVAQTMFTLLMTGKLKSYYTDLEAFAMVTAGLCHDIDHRGTNNLYQMKSQNPLAKLHGSSILERHHLEFGKFLLSEETLNIYQNLNRRQHEHVIHLMDIAIIATDLALYFKKRTMFQKIVDESKNYEDRKSWVEYLSLETTRKEIVMAMMMTACDLSAITKPWEVQSKVALLVAAEFWEQGDLERTVLDQQPIPMMDRNKAAELPKLQVGFIDFVCTFVYKEFSRFHEEILPMFDRLQNNRKEWKALADEGHRDLQWRPRPQVFNLLHPVSCSGGSDSFHPVHLLGLHL, from the exons ATGAATGCCCCCGCCGACGAAATGTTCAAATTTCAG GAAGGGCCTCTGGACGACTCAGGGTGGACCATCAAGAATGTCCTCTCCATGCCCATCGTCAACAAAAAGGAGGAGATTGTGGGGGTCGCAACCTTCTACAACAGGAAAGACGGGAAGCCCTTTGACGAACAGGATGAAGTCCTCATGGAG TCCCTCACTCAGTTCCTGGGCTGGTCAGTGCTGAACACTGACACCTACGACAAGATGAACAAGCTGGAGAACCGCAAGGACGTCGCGCAGGACATGGTTCTCTACCACGTGAGATGCGACAAGGACGAGATCCAGCTGGTCCTG CCAACAAGGGAACGCCTGGGGAAGGAGCCTGCTGACTGTGAGGAGGATGAGCTGGGGACAATCTTG AAGGAAGTGCTTCCGGGGCCCAACAAGTTCGACATCTATGAGTTCCACTTCTCTGATCTGGAGTGCACAGAGCTGGAGCTGGTCAAATGCGGCATCCAGATGTACTATGAGCTGGGCGTGGTCCGAAAGTTCCAGATCCCTCAGGAG GTCCTGGTGCGGTTTCTGTTTTCCGTGAGCAAAGGGTACCGGAGAATCACCTACCACAACTGGCGCCATGGTTTCAATGTGGCCCAGACCATGTTCACTCTACTCATG ACCGGCAAACTCAAGAGCTACTACACAGACCTGGAGGCCTTCGCCATGGTGACCGCTGGCCTGTGCCATGACATCGACCACCGTGGCACCAACAACCTGTACCAGATGAA ATCCCAGAATCCCTTAGCCAAGCTCCATGGCTCCTCGATTTTGGAACGGCATCACCTGGAGTTCGGGAAGTTCCTGCTCTCAGAGGAG ACCCTGAACATCTACCAGAACCTGAACCGGCGGCAGCACGAGCACGTGATCCACCTAATGGACATCGCCATCATCGCCACGGACCTGGCGCTCTACTTCAA GAAGAGGACGATGTTCCAGAAGATTGTGGATGAGTCTAAGAACTATGAGGACAGGAAGAGCTGGGTGGAGTACCTGTCCCTGGAGACTACTCGGAAGGAGATAGTCAT GGCCATGATGATGACGGCGTGTGACCTGTCTGCCATCACCAAGCCCTGGGAAGTCCAGAGCAAG GTAGCTCTGTTGGTGGCGGCTGAGTTCTGGGAACAAGGTGACTTGGAAAGGACAGTTCTGGATCAGCAGCCCATT cCAATGATGGACCGGAACAAGGCAGCCGAGCTCCCCAAACTACAAGTTGGCTTCATCGACTTTGTGTGCACATTCGTGTACAAG GAGTTTTCCCGTTTCCACGAGGAGATCCTGCCCATGTTCGACCGACTACAGAACAACAGGAAGGAGTGGAAGGCTCTGGCTGATGA GGGGCACAGAGATTTGCAATGGCGGCCCCGCCCCCAAGTCTTCAACCTGCTGCATCCTGTGAGCTGCTCCGGGGGTTCGGACAGCTTTCATCCCGTACACCTCCTGGGACTCCACCTCTAA